A DNA window from Rhinolophus sinicus isolate RSC01 linkage group LG10, ASM3656204v1, whole genome shotgun sequence contains the following coding sequences:
- the CDCP1 gene encoding CUB domain-containing protein 1 isoform X1: protein MGSTLAFFFRTAKGRQTGFRQAGPSRLQTKRPDHSRPLEGEASEIALPPGSGLTVSIKPGTSTLARPCYILFSKTPTIMLSIKSGEKKTFSFMCQNPENHFVIEIHKTVDCMSGRCPFGEVQLQPPTSALPTLNRTFIWDIQAHKSIGLELQFSMPRLRQIGPGESCPDGVTHSISGRTNAAMVKIGTFCSNGTVSRIKMQERVKMALHLPWFHDRNVSGFSIANRSSIKRLCIIESVFEGEGSATLMSANYPDGFPEDELMTWQFVIPPHLRASVSFLHFNVSNCEKKEERVEYYIPGSTTNPEVFKLADKQPGNMAGNFNLSLQGCDQDVQNPGILRLKFQVLVQHPQNESYITYTVDLSNERATSLTIEPRPVKMSRKFVPGCFVCLESRACSTNLTLTPGSKHKISFLCDDLTRLWMNAKQTISCMDHRSCHRKSYFLQVPRDILQLPVQLHDFSWKLLVPKDKLSLALVPAKKLQQDTRERICNTSFSYLMASSSSSPGQDLYFGYFCSGGSIEQIQVKQNMSVTLRTFSPSFQQEVSKQGLKVSFIPHFKEEGVFTVTPDTKSKVYLRTPNWERGLPSLNSVSWNISVPNDQVACLTFVKEQTGLVCQTGRAFMIIQDQKTQAEEVFTLEEMLPKPSFHHHNFWVNVSNCSPVNGKQLNLLFQVSLTPRTIDLPVLLTAVVGGGVFLLFALGLIIFFVKKNRKKKKNKGLAVGIYNGNVNTQLPMQPKKLQKVRKDSESHVYADIDDTIVYGHLLLDSNGSFVQPEVDTYRPFQGPRGDCPPSPPPIHSRAPTAKLTTEEPPPGSSAESESEPYTFSHPNKGNESNRDTDIPLLDAHEPAESVE from the exons AAGCTTCTGAGATTGCTCTGCCTCCTGGAAGTGGCCTTACAGTCTCCATAAAGCCTGGGACCTCGACTCTGGCAAGGCCCTGTTACATCCTCTTTTCTAAAACACCTACAATCATGTTGTCCATCAAATCTGGAGAAAAAAAGACCTTTTCCTTTATGTGCCAGAATCCAGAGAATCACTTTGTCATTGAGATCCACAAGACTGTTG ACTGCATGTCAGGCCGATGTCCTTTTGGGGAGGTCCAGCTGCAGCCCCCAACGTCAGCACTGCCCACCCTCAACAGAACTTTCATCTGGGACATCCAAGCTCACAAGAGCATCGGTCTGGAGCTGCAGTTTTCCATGCCTCGCCTGAGGCAGATCGGGCCCGGGGAGAGCTGCCCGGATGGAGTCACTCACTCCATCAGCGGCCGCACCAATGCCGCCATGGTCAAAATCGGAACCTTCTGCAGCAATGGCACCGTGTCCCGGATCAAGATGCAGGAGCGCGTGAAAATGGCCTTGCACCTGCCGTGGTTCCATGACAGAAACGTCTCCGGCTTCAGCATCGCAAACCGGTCGTCCATAAAAC GACTATGCATCATTGAATCTGTGTTTGAGGGTGAAGGCTCAGCAACCCTGATGTCTGCCAACTACCCGGATGGCTTCCCTGAGGACGAGCTCATGACATGGCAGTTTGTCATTCCCCCACACCTGCGGGCAAGCGTCTCCTTCCTCCACTTCAACGTCTCCAACTGCGAGAAGAAGGAGGAGCGGGTAGAGTACTACATCCCGGGCTCCACCACCAACCCCGAGGTGTTCAAGCTGGCGGACAAGCAGCCCGGGAACATGGCCGGGAACTTCAACCTCTCCCTGCAGGGCTGTGACCAAGATGTCCAAAATCCAGGGATCCTCCGGCTGAAGTTTCAAGttttggttcaacatccacaaaatGAAAGCT ATATAACCTACACGGTTGACTTGAGTAATGAGCGAGCCACGTCGCTCACCATCGAGCCGAGGCCCGTCAAGATGAGCCGAAAGTTTGTCCCCGGCTGTTTTGTGTGTCTGGAGTCGCGGGCCTGCAGCACCAACCTCACCCTGACACCTGGCTCCAAACACAAGATCTCCTTCCTTTGTGACGACCTGACACGCCTGTGGATGAACGCCAAGCAAACCATAA GCTGCATGGACCACCGCTCCTGCCACAGGAAGTCCTACTTTCTCCAGGTGCCCAGGGACATCCTTCAACTGCCGGTGCAGCTGCACGACTTCTCCTGGAAGCTCCTGGTGCCCAAGGACAAGCTCAGCCTGGCCCTGGTGCCGGCCAAGAAGCTGCAGCAGGACACACGGGAGCGGATCTGTAACACTAGCTTCAGCTACCTCATggccagctccagctccagccccGGCCAGGACCTTTACTTCGGCTACTTCTGCTCGGGAGGCTCCATCGAGCAGATCCAGGTGAAGCAGAACATGTCGGTGACCCTGCGCACCTTTTCCCCCAGCTTCCAACAAGAGGTCTCCAAGCAGGGCCTGAAGGTGTCCTTCATACCTCACTTCAAAG AGGAAGGTGTTTTCACAGTGACCCCAGACACAAAAAGCAAGGTCTACCTGAGAACCCCTAACTGGGAACGGGGCCTGCCCTCCCTCAACTCAGTGTCTTGGAACATCAGCGTGCCCAACGACCAGGTGGCCTGCCTGACCTTCGTAAAGGAGCAGACCGGCCTGGTCTGCCAGACGGGGCGTGCGTTCATGATCATCCAGGACCAGAAGACCCAAGCTGAAGAGGTCTTCACCCTGGAGGAGATGCTCCCCAAACCAAGCTTCCACCATCACAACTTCTGGGTCAACGTCTCCAACTGCAGCCCTGTGAATGGCAAGCAGCTGAATCTGCTCTTCCAGGTGTCACTTACCCCAAGGACTATTG ACCTGCCTGTTCTCCTCACTGCAGTGGTGGGAGGTGGCGTCTTTCTGCTGTTTGCCCTCGGActcatcattttctttgtgaaaaagaA taggaaaaagaagaaaaacaagggcCTGGCTGTAGGTATCTACAATGGCAACGTCAACACCCAGCTGCCGATGCAGCCAAAAAAGCTTCAGAAAGTACGAAAGGACAGTGAATCCCACGTATATGCGGACATCGATGATACCATCGTATATGGGCATCTGCTACTGGATTCCAACGGGTCCTTCGTCCAGCCAGAGGTGGACACCTACCGGCCCTTCCAGGGCCCCAGAGGGgactgccctccctccccaccccccatacacTCCAGGGCCCCGACTGCAAAGCTGACCACAGAGGAGCCACCCCCTGGCTCCAGTGCTGAGTCTGAGAGCGAGCCATACACCTTCTCCCACCCCAACAAGGGGAACGAAAGCAACAGAGACACAGACATTCCCTTGCTGGATGCCCACGAGCCAGCAGAGTCTGTGGAATAA
- the CDCP1 gene encoding CUB domain-containing protein 1 isoform X2, with the protein MGSTLAFFFRTAKGRQTGFRQAGPSRLQTKRPDHSRPLEGEASEIALPPGSGLTVSIKPGTSTLARPCYILFSKTPTIMLSIKSGEKKTFSFMCQNPENHFVIEIHKTVDCMSGRCPFGEVQLQPPTSALPTLNRTFIWDIQAHKSIGLELQFSMPRLRQIGPGESCPDGVTHSISGRTNAAMVKIGTFCSNGTVSRIKMQERVKMALHLPWFHDRNVSGFSIANRSSIKRLCIIESVFEGEGSATLMSANYPDGFPEDELMTWQFVIPPHLRASVSFLHFNVSNCEKKEERVEYYIPGSTTNPEVFKLADKQPGNMAGNFNLSLQGCDQDVQNPGILRLKFQVLVQHPQNESYITYTVDLSNERATSLTIEPRPVKMSRKFVPGCFVCLESRACSTNLTLTPGSKHKISFLCDDLTRLWMNAKQTISCMDHRSCHRKSYFLQVPRDILQLPVQLHDFSWKLLVPKDKLSLALVPAKKLQQDTRERICNTSFSYLMASSSSSPGQDLYFGYFCSGGSIEQIQVKQNMSVTLRTFSPSFQQEVSKQGLKVSFIPHFKEEGVFTVTPDTKSKVYLRTPNWERGLPSLNSVSWNISVPNDQVACLTFVKEQTGLVCQTGRAFMIIQDQKTQAEEVFTLEEMLPKPSFHHHNFWVNVSNCSPVNGKQLNLLFQVSLTPRTIDLPVLLTAVVGGGVFLLFALGLIIFFVKKKKKKKNKGLAVGIYNGNVNTQLPMQPKKLQKVRKDSESHVYADIDDTIVYGHLLLDSNGSFVQPEVDTYRPFQGPRGDCPPSPPPIHSRAPTAKLTTEEPPPGSSAESESEPYTFSHPNKGNESNRDTDIPLLDAHEPAESVE; encoded by the exons AAGCTTCTGAGATTGCTCTGCCTCCTGGAAGTGGCCTTACAGTCTCCATAAAGCCTGGGACCTCGACTCTGGCAAGGCCCTGTTACATCCTCTTTTCTAAAACACCTACAATCATGTTGTCCATCAAATCTGGAGAAAAAAAGACCTTTTCCTTTATGTGCCAGAATCCAGAGAATCACTTTGTCATTGAGATCCACAAGACTGTTG ACTGCATGTCAGGCCGATGTCCTTTTGGGGAGGTCCAGCTGCAGCCCCCAACGTCAGCACTGCCCACCCTCAACAGAACTTTCATCTGGGACATCCAAGCTCACAAGAGCATCGGTCTGGAGCTGCAGTTTTCCATGCCTCGCCTGAGGCAGATCGGGCCCGGGGAGAGCTGCCCGGATGGAGTCACTCACTCCATCAGCGGCCGCACCAATGCCGCCATGGTCAAAATCGGAACCTTCTGCAGCAATGGCACCGTGTCCCGGATCAAGATGCAGGAGCGCGTGAAAATGGCCTTGCACCTGCCGTGGTTCCATGACAGAAACGTCTCCGGCTTCAGCATCGCAAACCGGTCGTCCATAAAAC GACTATGCATCATTGAATCTGTGTTTGAGGGTGAAGGCTCAGCAACCCTGATGTCTGCCAACTACCCGGATGGCTTCCCTGAGGACGAGCTCATGACATGGCAGTTTGTCATTCCCCCACACCTGCGGGCAAGCGTCTCCTTCCTCCACTTCAACGTCTCCAACTGCGAGAAGAAGGAGGAGCGGGTAGAGTACTACATCCCGGGCTCCACCACCAACCCCGAGGTGTTCAAGCTGGCGGACAAGCAGCCCGGGAACATGGCCGGGAACTTCAACCTCTCCCTGCAGGGCTGTGACCAAGATGTCCAAAATCCAGGGATCCTCCGGCTGAAGTTTCAAGttttggttcaacatccacaaaatGAAAGCT ATATAACCTACACGGTTGACTTGAGTAATGAGCGAGCCACGTCGCTCACCATCGAGCCGAGGCCCGTCAAGATGAGCCGAAAGTTTGTCCCCGGCTGTTTTGTGTGTCTGGAGTCGCGGGCCTGCAGCACCAACCTCACCCTGACACCTGGCTCCAAACACAAGATCTCCTTCCTTTGTGACGACCTGACACGCCTGTGGATGAACGCCAAGCAAACCATAA GCTGCATGGACCACCGCTCCTGCCACAGGAAGTCCTACTTTCTCCAGGTGCCCAGGGACATCCTTCAACTGCCGGTGCAGCTGCACGACTTCTCCTGGAAGCTCCTGGTGCCCAAGGACAAGCTCAGCCTGGCCCTGGTGCCGGCCAAGAAGCTGCAGCAGGACACACGGGAGCGGATCTGTAACACTAGCTTCAGCTACCTCATggccagctccagctccagccccGGCCAGGACCTTTACTTCGGCTACTTCTGCTCGGGAGGCTCCATCGAGCAGATCCAGGTGAAGCAGAACATGTCGGTGACCCTGCGCACCTTTTCCCCCAGCTTCCAACAAGAGGTCTCCAAGCAGGGCCTGAAGGTGTCCTTCATACCTCACTTCAAAG AGGAAGGTGTTTTCACAGTGACCCCAGACACAAAAAGCAAGGTCTACCTGAGAACCCCTAACTGGGAACGGGGCCTGCCCTCCCTCAACTCAGTGTCTTGGAACATCAGCGTGCCCAACGACCAGGTGGCCTGCCTGACCTTCGTAAAGGAGCAGACCGGCCTGGTCTGCCAGACGGGGCGTGCGTTCATGATCATCCAGGACCAGAAGACCCAAGCTGAAGAGGTCTTCACCCTGGAGGAGATGCTCCCCAAACCAAGCTTCCACCATCACAACTTCTGGGTCAACGTCTCCAACTGCAGCCCTGTGAATGGCAAGCAGCTGAATCTGCTCTTCCAGGTGTCACTTACCCCAAGGACTATTG ACCTGCCTGTTCTCCTCACTGCAGTGGTGGGAGGTGGCGTCTTTCTGCTGTTTGCCCTCGGActcatcattttctttgtgaaaaagaA gaaaaagaagaaaaacaagggcCTGGCTGTAGGTATCTACAATGGCAACGTCAACACCCAGCTGCCGATGCAGCCAAAAAAGCTTCAGAAAGTACGAAAGGACAGTGAATCCCACGTATATGCGGACATCGATGATACCATCGTATATGGGCATCTGCTACTGGATTCCAACGGGTCCTTCGTCCAGCCAGAGGTGGACACCTACCGGCCCTTCCAGGGCCCCAGAGGGgactgccctccctccccaccccccatacacTCCAGGGCCCCGACTGCAAAGCTGACCACAGAGGAGCCACCCCCTGGCTCCAGTGCTGAGTCTGAGAGCGAGCCATACACCTTCTCCCACCCCAACAAGGGGAACGAAAGCAACAGAGACACAGACATTCCCTTGCTGGATGCCCACGAGCCAGCAGAGTCTGTGGAATAA
- the CDCP1 gene encoding CUB domain-containing protein 1 isoform X3 — translation MAGLNCGVTLALLGGLLLGAALLPRRAEASEIALPPGSGLTVSIKPGTSTLARPCYILFSKTPTIMLSIKSGEKKTFSFMCQNPENHFVIEIHKTVDCMSGRCPFGEVQLQPPTSALPTLNRTFIWDIQAHKSIGLELQFSMPRLRQIGPGESCPDGVTHSISGRTNAAMVKIGTFCSNGTVSRIKMQERVKMALHLPWFHDRNVSGFSIANRSSIKRLCIIESVFEGEGSATLMSANYPDGFPEDELMTWQFVIPPHLRASVSFLHFNVSNCEKKEERVEYYIPGSTTNPEVFKLADKQPGNMAGNFNLSLQGCDQDVQNPGILRLKFQVLVQHPQNESYITYTVDLSNERATSLTIEPRPVKMSRKFVPGCFVCLESRACSTNLTLTPGSKHKISFLCDDLTRLWMNAKQTISCMDHRSCHRKSYFLQVPRDILQLPVQLHDFSWKLLVPKDKLSLALVPAKKLQQDTRERICNTSFSYLMASSSSSPGQDLYFGYFCSGGSIEQIQVKQNMSVTLRTFSPSFQQEVSKQGLKVSFIPHFKEEGVFTVTPDTKSKVYLRTPNWERGLPSLNSVSWNISVPNDQVACLTFVKEQTGLVCQTGRAFMIIQDQKTQAEEVFTLEEMLPKPSFHHHNFWVNVSNCSPVNGKQLNLLFQVSLTPRTIDLPVLLTAVVGGGVFLLFALGLIIFFVKKNRKKKKNKGLAVGIYNGNVNTQLPMQPKKLQKVRKDSESHVYADIDDTIVYGHLLLDSNGSFVQPEVDTYRPFQGPRGDCPPSPPPIHSRAPTAKLTTEEPPPGSSAESESEPYTFSHPNKGNESNRDTDIPLLDAHEPAESVE, via the exons AAGCTTCTGAGATTGCTCTGCCTCCTGGAAGTGGCCTTACAGTCTCCATAAAGCCTGGGACCTCGACTCTGGCAAGGCCCTGTTACATCCTCTTTTCTAAAACACCTACAATCATGTTGTCCATCAAATCTGGAGAAAAAAAGACCTTTTCCTTTATGTGCCAGAATCCAGAGAATCACTTTGTCATTGAGATCCACAAGACTGTTG ACTGCATGTCAGGCCGATGTCCTTTTGGGGAGGTCCAGCTGCAGCCCCCAACGTCAGCACTGCCCACCCTCAACAGAACTTTCATCTGGGACATCCAAGCTCACAAGAGCATCGGTCTGGAGCTGCAGTTTTCCATGCCTCGCCTGAGGCAGATCGGGCCCGGGGAGAGCTGCCCGGATGGAGTCACTCACTCCATCAGCGGCCGCACCAATGCCGCCATGGTCAAAATCGGAACCTTCTGCAGCAATGGCACCGTGTCCCGGATCAAGATGCAGGAGCGCGTGAAAATGGCCTTGCACCTGCCGTGGTTCCATGACAGAAACGTCTCCGGCTTCAGCATCGCAAACCGGTCGTCCATAAAAC GACTATGCATCATTGAATCTGTGTTTGAGGGTGAAGGCTCAGCAACCCTGATGTCTGCCAACTACCCGGATGGCTTCCCTGAGGACGAGCTCATGACATGGCAGTTTGTCATTCCCCCACACCTGCGGGCAAGCGTCTCCTTCCTCCACTTCAACGTCTCCAACTGCGAGAAGAAGGAGGAGCGGGTAGAGTACTACATCCCGGGCTCCACCACCAACCCCGAGGTGTTCAAGCTGGCGGACAAGCAGCCCGGGAACATGGCCGGGAACTTCAACCTCTCCCTGCAGGGCTGTGACCAAGATGTCCAAAATCCAGGGATCCTCCGGCTGAAGTTTCAAGttttggttcaacatccacaaaatGAAAGCT ATATAACCTACACGGTTGACTTGAGTAATGAGCGAGCCACGTCGCTCACCATCGAGCCGAGGCCCGTCAAGATGAGCCGAAAGTTTGTCCCCGGCTGTTTTGTGTGTCTGGAGTCGCGGGCCTGCAGCACCAACCTCACCCTGACACCTGGCTCCAAACACAAGATCTCCTTCCTTTGTGACGACCTGACACGCCTGTGGATGAACGCCAAGCAAACCATAA GCTGCATGGACCACCGCTCCTGCCACAGGAAGTCCTACTTTCTCCAGGTGCCCAGGGACATCCTTCAACTGCCGGTGCAGCTGCACGACTTCTCCTGGAAGCTCCTGGTGCCCAAGGACAAGCTCAGCCTGGCCCTGGTGCCGGCCAAGAAGCTGCAGCAGGACACACGGGAGCGGATCTGTAACACTAGCTTCAGCTACCTCATggccagctccagctccagccccGGCCAGGACCTTTACTTCGGCTACTTCTGCTCGGGAGGCTCCATCGAGCAGATCCAGGTGAAGCAGAACATGTCGGTGACCCTGCGCACCTTTTCCCCCAGCTTCCAACAAGAGGTCTCCAAGCAGGGCCTGAAGGTGTCCTTCATACCTCACTTCAAAG AGGAAGGTGTTTTCACAGTGACCCCAGACACAAAAAGCAAGGTCTACCTGAGAACCCCTAACTGGGAACGGGGCCTGCCCTCCCTCAACTCAGTGTCTTGGAACATCAGCGTGCCCAACGACCAGGTGGCCTGCCTGACCTTCGTAAAGGAGCAGACCGGCCTGGTCTGCCAGACGGGGCGTGCGTTCATGATCATCCAGGACCAGAAGACCCAAGCTGAAGAGGTCTTCACCCTGGAGGAGATGCTCCCCAAACCAAGCTTCCACCATCACAACTTCTGGGTCAACGTCTCCAACTGCAGCCCTGTGAATGGCAAGCAGCTGAATCTGCTCTTCCAGGTGTCACTTACCCCAAGGACTATTG ACCTGCCTGTTCTCCTCACTGCAGTGGTGGGAGGTGGCGTCTTTCTGCTGTTTGCCCTCGGActcatcattttctttgtgaaaaagaA taggaaaaagaagaaaaacaagggcCTGGCTGTAGGTATCTACAATGGCAACGTCAACACCCAGCTGCCGATGCAGCCAAAAAAGCTTCAGAAAGTACGAAAGGACAGTGAATCCCACGTATATGCGGACATCGATGATACCATCGTATATGGGCATCTGCTACTGGATTCCAACGGGTCCTTCGTCCAGCCAGAGGTGGACACCTACCGGCCCTTCCAGGGCCCCAGAGGGgactgccctccctccccaccccccatacacTCCAGGGCCCCGACTGCAAAGCTGACCACAGAGGAGCCACCCCCTGGCTCCAGTGCTGAGTCTGAGAGCGAGCCATACACCTTCTCCCACCCCAACAAGGGGAACGAAAGCAACAGAGACACAGACATTCCCTTGCTGGATGCCCACGAGCCAGCAGAGTCTGTGGAATAA